From Haloplanus vescus, the proteins below share one genomic window:
- a CDS encoding cation diffusion facilitator family transporter produces MSEDRASFLKASWVNVASNVLKIVVEGALGLTFGSLALMADAAHSVADLLASAVVLVWGRFVYDDADDSHPHGHDRFEPLAALFVGGVLVILGLKLLYDAGHALLAGPTAEYSAILVAGLVFALVVRYACYWYTVVVNRDVDSPSLRALAADSKNDVYTTLAAFAGVVGMAFGYPILDPIAGGVVSLLVIYQGIEISRENVRYLSDSAPPPDERERIEAAIRSHPEVRGIHDFVAYYSGHVIEVEFHAEIDGDHTLAEAHDIETELHQRVREIEPVSDVHVHLDPAGLGEWKDAADRSSASTTTR; encoded by the coding sequence ATGAGCGAGGACCGCGCATCGTTCCTCAAGGCGTCGTGGGTCAACGTCGCCTCGAACGTCCTCAAAATCGTCGTCGAGGGAGCGCTCGGCCTCACTTTCGGCAGTCTCGCGCTCATGGCCGACGCCGCCCACTCCGTCGCTGACCTCCTCGCCAGCGCCGTCGTCCTCGTCTGGGGTCGCTTCGTCTACGACGACGCCGACGACTCCCATCCCCACGGCCACGACCGGTTCGAACCCCTCGCCGCGCTGTTCGTCGGCGGCGTCCTCGTCATCCTCGGCTTGAAACTCCTCTACGACGCGGGCCACGCGCTCCTTGCTGGCCCGACTGCCGAGTACAGCGCCATCCTCGTCGCCGGCCTCGTGTTCGCACTCGTCGTCCGCTACGCCTGTTACTGGTACACCGTCGTCGTCAACCGCGACGTGGACTCCCCGAGTCTGCGCGCCCTCGCCGCTGACAGCAAGAACGACGTGTACACGACGCTCGCGGCCTTCGCCGGCGTCGTCGGCATGGCCTTCGGCTACCCGATTCTCGACCCGATAGCCGGGGGCGTGGTGAGCCTGCTCGTCATCTACCAAGGTATCGAAATTTCGCGAGAGAACGTCCGCTACCTCTCCGACAGCGCGCCGCCGCCGGACGAACGCGAGCGCATCGAGGCGGCCATCCGCTCACACCCCGAGGTACGGGGGATTCACGACTTCGTCGCCTACTACTCCGGGCACGTCATCGAGGTGGAGTTCCACGCCGAAATCGACGGCGACCACACGCTCGCGGAAGCCCACGACATCGAGACCGAACTCCACCAGCGCGTCCGCGAAATCGAACCCGTTTCCGACGTCCACGTCCACCTCGACCCGGCCGGCTTGGGCGAGTGGAAAGACGCCGCCGACCGCTCCTCGGCGTCGACGACGACCCGTTAG
- a CDS encoding PadR family transcriptional regulator, with protein MAKWLRSGLRRDICVVVASEGDPTAQECKAALESQYDGRIEPSQFYGALDTLTEKGHLTKRVDGIHDRYALTEAGEQALRDHYEWVREAL; from the coding sequence ATGGCCAAGTGGCTCCGAAGCGGCCTCCGTCGAGACATCTGCGTCGTCGTCGCGAGCGAGGGCGACCCCACGGCACAGGAGTGTAAAGCGGCGCTCGAATCACAGTACGACGGGCGAATCGAGCCATCGCAGTTCTACGGTGCGCTCGACACGCTGACGGAGAAGGGTCACCTCACGAAGCGCGTCGACGGCATCCACGACCGGTACGCGCTCACCGAAGCGGGGGAGCAAGCGCTCCGCGACCACTACGAGTGGGTGCGCGAGGCGCTCTAA
- a CDS encoding tRNA (N(6)-L-threonylcarbamoyladenosine(37)-C(2))-methylthiotransferase yields MARYHIETYGCTANRGESRAIEQRLRDGGHHPAEGPADADVAILNTCTVVEKTERNMLRRAEELQDETGDLVVTGCMALAQGEEFADADIDADVVHWDQVPEAAMNGECPTTTPDTEPILDGAIGILPIARGCMSDCSYCITKRATGKLDSPPVKENVEKARALIHAGAKEIRITGQDTGVYGWDRNQGESLLPELLDRICDIEGDFRVRVGMANPKGVHGAREELADTFAANDELYNFLHAPVQSGSNDVLGDMRRQHRVEEFLEVVETFDDRLDEWTLSTDFIVGFPTETEADHEQSMDLLRRVRPEKINVTRFSKRPGTDAAEMKGLGGTLKKKRSKAMSELKREVVGEAHESMVGERREVLAVRPGTGDSVKCRDGAYRQVIVQHADDQGVEPGDFVEVEITGHETMYTFGTPV; encoded by the coding sequence ATGGCCCGCTATCACATCGAGACGTACGGGTGTACGGCCAACCGCGGCGAGAGCCGAGCCATCGAGCAACGGCTTCGCGACGGGGGGCACCACCCCGCGGAGGGTCCCGCCGACGCCGACGTGGCCATCCTCAACACCTGTACGGTCGTCGAGAAGACGGAGCGGAACATGCTCCGTCGGGCCGAGGAACTGCAGGACGAAACCGGTGACCTCGTCGTCACGGGCTGTATGGCGCTGGCCCAGGGCGAGGAGTTCGCCGACGCTGACATCGACGCCGACGTGGTCCACTGGGACCAGGTGCCCGAGGCGGCGATGAACGGCGAGTGTCCGACGACGACGCCGGACACCGAGCCGATTCTCGACGGCGCCATCGGCATTCTCCCCATCGCTCGCGGCTGTATGAGCGACTGCTCGTACTGCATCACCAAGCGGGCGACGGGCAAACTCGACTCGCCGCCCGTCAAGGAGAACGTCGAGAAGGCGCGGGCGCTAATCCACGCGGGCGCGAAAGAGATTCGTATTACGGGACAGGACACCGGCGTCTACGGCTGGGACCGCAATCAGGGCGAGAGCCTCCTGCCCGAACTGCTGGACCGCATCTGCGACATCGAGGGTGATTTCCGGGTGCGCGTCGGCATGGCGAACCCGAAGGGCGTTCACGGCGCCCGCGAGGAGCTCGCCGACACGTTCGCTGCGAACGACGAACTCTACAACTTCCTGCACGCGCCGGTGCAGTCGGGGTCGAACGACGTCCTCGGCGACATGCGCCGCCAGCACCGGGTGGAGGAGTTCCTCGAAGTCGTCGAGACGTTCGACGACCGACTGGACGAGTGGACGCTGTCGACGGACTTCATCGTCGGCTTCCCCACCGAAACCGAGGCGGACCACGAGCAGAGCATGGACCTCCTGCGCCGGGTCCGCCCCGAGAAGATCAACGTCACCCGCTTCTCGAAGCGGCCGGGGACCGACGCCGCGGAGATGAAAGGGCTGGGCGGAACGCTCAAGAAGAAGCGCTCGAAGGCGATGTCGGAACTGAAACGCGAGGTAGTTGGCGAGGCACACGAGTCGATGGTCGGTGAGCGCCGAGAGGTGCTCGCGGTCCGACCGGGCACCGGCGACTCCGTGAAGTGTCGCGACGGCGCCTACCGGCAGGTCATCGTCCAACACGCCGACGACCAGGGGGTCGAACCCGGTGACTTCGTGGAGGTCGAGATAACCGGCCACGAGACGATGTACACCTTCGGAACGCCGGTCTGA
- the deoC gene encoding deoxyribose-phosphate aldolase: protein MDRADFAACIDHTVLGPETTLADAERVVREAADHGMNACIPPCYVREVADVAPSVTLLTVVGFPHGQHAPAAKREEAVGAWDDGADELDVVVNVGRLKAGDDAAVVEELSELVAAVPVPVKVIVEASLLNEEELRRAAAAAVDADADYLKTGTGFAGPATTEDVALLSEYLPVKASGGIGTAEAARAMLDAGATRIGASAGVELVEEF, encoded by the coding sequence ATGGACCGAGCCGACTTCGCCGCCTGCATCGACCACACCGTCCTCGGCCCGGAGACGACACTCGCCGACGCGGAACGCGTCGTGCGCGAGGCGGCCGACCACGGCATGAACGCCTGCATCCCGCCGTGTTACGTGCGCGAGGTGGCCGACGTGGCGCCGTCGGTGACGCTGCTGACCGTCGTCGGGTTCCCGCACGGCCAGCACGCCCCGGCGGCGAAGCGCGAGGAGGCAGTCGGGGCGTGGGACGACGGCGCCGACGAACTCGACGTGGTTGTGAACGTCGGCCGACTCAAGGCGGGCGACGACGCGGCCGTCGTCGAGGAGCTCTCCGAACTCGTCGCGGCGGTGCCCGTTCCGGTGAAAGTCATCGTCGAAGCGTCGCTGCTGAACGAGGAGGAGCTGCGCCGGGCGGCGGCGGCGGCCGTCGACGCCGACGCCGACTACCTCAAGACCGGGACGGGGTTCGCGGGGCCAGCGACCACGGAGGACGTGGCCCTCCTCAGCGAGTATCTGCCGGTGAAAGCGAGCGGCGGCATCGGGACGGCGGAGGCGGCGCGAGCGATGCTGGACGCGGGCGCGACGCGCATCGGCGCCTCGGCGGGCGTCGAGTTGGTCGAGGAATTTTAG
- a CDS encoding DUF63 family protein: MAVLPEGFALPPAPYLVALVAGLVVVGGLLRRHRPPVTDLTVLAFAPWMVLGSALHVLYVLGTLPAVVRPFAGTPAVYLSVAVVAGAAWLLTARVSASTPRLLAAAGCLALVPPAVTVVGVGLERGSLRLLPSLGILVGTAVAAAATWGALRRAVPAATVTGAPGVLAVVAHALDGVSTAVGVDLLGFGERTPLSAVILEFAASLPTASLVGSGWLFVLVKLAVAAAVVAALAETVREAPTQGRLLLGFVAAVGLGPGVHNVLLFAVA; the protein is encoded by the coding sequence ATGGCCGTCCTCCCCGAGGGATTCGCGCTCCCGCCCGCGCCCTACTTGGTCGCACTCGTCGCCGGCCTCGTCGTCGTGGGTGGGCTCCTTCGCCGGCACCGTCCGCCGGTCACCGACCTGACCGTCCTCGCGTTCGCGCCGTGGATGGTGCTCGGCTCCGCGCTGCACGTCCTCTACGTGCTCGGTACGCTCCCCGCCGTCGTGCGCCCGTTCGCCGGCACGCCCGCCGTCTACCTCTCCGTCGCCGTCGTCGCTGGCGCGGCGTGGCTCCTCACGGCGCGAGTGAGTGCGTCGACGCCACGACTCCTCGCCGCCGCCGGCTGTCTCGCCCTCGTCCCGCCCGCCGTCACCGTCGTCGGCGTCGGTCTCGAACGCGGGTCGCTCCGCCTCCTCCCGTCGCTCGGCATCCTCGTCGGCACCGCCGTCGCCGCCGCGGCGACGTGGGGCGCCCTTCGCCGCGCCGTCCCCGCCGCCACCGTCACCGGGGCGCCGGGCGTCCTCGCCGTCGTCGCCCACGCCCTCGACGGCGTCTCGACGGCCGTCGGCGTCGACCTCCTCGGCTTCGGCGAGCGAACGCCACTCTCAGCGGTCATCCTCGAGTTCGCGGCGTCGCTCCCCACTGCATCGCTCGTTGGAAGCGGGTGGCTGTTCGTCCTCGTGAAACTCGCCGTCGCCGCCGCGGTGGTCGCCGCCCTCGCGGAAACGGTCCGCGAGGCGCCGACACAGGGGCGACTCCTCCTCGGCTTCGTCGCCGCCGTCGGACTCGGCCCCGGCGTTCACAACGTGTTGCTCTTCGCCGTCGCCTAG
- a CDS encoding ArsR/SmtB family transcription factor, protein MEARLWYVLTGTRGGVNRIRLLQSLDERPRNTNQLAEELDLHYKTVQHHLDVLVDNGVLRSSGDDYGAVYLPTPQAEDHWDLVEEIIEQVD, encoded by the coding sequence ATGGAGGCCCGCCTCTGGTACGTGCTCACCGGTACCCGCGGTGGCGTCAACCGTATCAGGCTCCTCCAATCGCTCGACGAGCGACCGAGAAACACCAACCAGCTCGCCGAGGAACTCGACCTCCACTACAAGACCGTCCAGCACCACCTCGACGTGCTGGTGGACAACGGCGTGTTGCGAAGCAGCGGCGACGACTACGGGGCGGTGTACCTGCCGACACCGCAGGCGGAGGACCACTGGGACCTCGTCGAGGAGATAATCGAGCAGGTGGACTGA